In Quercus robur chromosome 10, dhQueRobu3.1, whole genome shotgun sequence, a genomic segment contains:
- the LOC126704023 gene encoding uncharacterized protein LOC126704023, translated as MNIPHIAPRTEQRWKPPPSLLYKLNFDATVFAGIQRSGIGAVIRNSASEVMAEMFVKGPSVSCSEEAEALACRKSLEFAVESGFTEMIIEGDNVAIVKAVASTSGDLSLPRHVYEDIKCSIHGLQFADISCIRRGETRLPIFWQNTLEMLIMNCIGWRILLPRL; from the coding sequence ATGAATATTCCACACATAGCGCCACGAACCGAACAAAGATGGAAACCACCCCCTTCACTGTTGTACAAGCTTAACTTCGATGCCACGGTATTTGCTGGAATTCAGAGATCGGGAATTGGAGCAGTAATCCGAAATTCTGCAAGTGAAGTAATGGCGGAAATGTTTGTCAAAGGGCCCTCGGTCAGCTGTAGTGAAGAAGCGGAGGCGTTGGCGTGTCGAAAATCTCTTGAATTTGCTGTGGAGTCAGGTTTTACTGAGATGATAATAGAGGGTGACAATGTTGCTATCGTGAAAGCAGTAGCAAGCACTTCAGGCGATCTTTCGTTGCCGAGACATGTGTATGAGGACATCAAATGTAGCATTCATGGTTTGCAATTTGCTGATATAAGTTGTATTAGAAGAGGGGAAACCAGGTTGCCCATATTTTGGCAAAATACGCTAGAAATGTTGATAATGAATTGTATTGGATGGAGGATTCTCCTCCCCCGGTTATAG
- the LOC126702830 gene encoding receptor-like protein kinase: MQLVLNHLLLFLCFTASIYGYTVSGLNSDGITLLALLRHWTSVPPSITSSWDASDSSPCSWAGVECDNAHNVMSLNLSSQAISGRLGPEIGHLSQLQILVLSYNNFFGVIPKELGNCSVLEQLDLSVNNFSGEIPDRFENLQSLLSLSLYENMLIGEIPESVFRIPHLEYVYLNNNNFNGSIPANVGNMSAVLSLRLFGNQLSGMIPSSIGNCSKLEELYLNQNQLVGILPESLNNLENLAYLSVSQNSLEGRIPLGLGNCKSLCSLDLSFNGFSGGIPPGLGNCSDLAYFVAVSSNLMGNIPSSFGLLYKLLLLHLPENHLSGKIPPELGKCKSLEGLLLYTNQLEGEIPSELGMLTELQDIELFNNRLMGEIPISIWKIPSLQYLHVYNNSLSGELPLEMTELKQLKNISLYDNQFSGVIPESLGINSSLIQLDFTNNKFTGKIPPNLCFGKQLSVLNMGQNQLQGSIPSDVGSCSTLRRLILKKNNFTGVLPEFDKNTKLLFMDISENNIGGAIPSSLGNCTNLTSIILSKNMFTGFIPPELGNLVNLQTLSLAENKLEGPLPSQLSNCVKLERFDVGFNLLNGSIPSSLRSWTGLSALILRENRFIGGVPSFLSEFKKLSELQLGGNFFGGEIPSFIGALQDLFYALNLSSNVLTGEVPLELGKLNRLLQLDVSHNNLTGTLIALEEMQSLVEVNISYNHFTGPVPQTLMKFLNSSPSSFLGNPSLCVSCLPSGGLTCTGNSNFKPCDLQSSNKKGLSRLEVAMISLGSSLALVFMLLGLVLVFLFSRRPKQEADTSAQEGSSSLLKKLMEATANLDDRYLIGRGAHGAVYKASLSPDKVFAVKKLAFSGNKGGNLSMAREIQTVGKIRHRNLVRLEDFWLRKDYGLILYKYMQNGSLHDVLHEVNPPPTLEWGVRYKIAVGTAHGLTYLHFDCDPPIVHRDIKPNNILLDSEMEPHIADFGIAKLLDQSSASTPSISVVGTFGYIAPENAYTTTKGKESDVYSYGVVLLELLTRKKALDPSFMEEMDIVSWVRSVWSNTGEIEKIVDSSLMEEFLHSDIMEQVIDVFVVALRCTEKEPSKRPTMRDVVRQLLDASTPIKSKKKQPI, translated from the exons ATGCAGCTTGTTTTGAACCATTTATTGCTGTTTTTATGCTTCACTGCATCCATATATGGTTATACTGTCTCTGGTCTCAACTCTGATGGGATAACTTTGTTGGCACTCCTGAGGCACTGGACATCTGTGCCTCCTTCCATAACCTCAAGCTGGGATGCTTCTGATTCCTCTCCTTGCTCATGGGCAGGAGTGGAGTGTGACAATGCTCACAATGTGATGTCCCTTAACCTCTCTAGTCAGGCAATTTCAGGTCGGTTAGGACCTGAAATTGGGCACCTTAGTCAATTGCAAATCCTTGTTTTGAGTTATAACAATTTCTTTGGTGTCATACCTAAAGAGTTAGGCAACTGTAGTGTTCTTGAGCAATTGGACCTGTCTGTAAACAACTTTAGTGGAGAAATACCTGATAGATTTGAAAACTTGCAGAGTTTACTGTCATTGAGCCTCTATGAAAATATGCTGATTGGTGAAATACCCGAATCCGTGTTTCGGATTCCACACTTGGAATATGTGTATCTAAACAATAACAATTTCAATGGCTCAATTCCTGCAAATGTTGGAAACATGAGTGCGGTTTTGAGTCTACGGTTATTTGGTAATCAGTTATCAGGGATGATTCCTTCATCTATTGGAAATTGTAGTAAACTGGAGGAACTTTATTTGAATCAGAACCAACTGGTGGGTATTTTGCCTGAGAGTCTAAACAATCTTGAGAACCTTGCTTATTTATCAGTCAGCCAAAATAGTCTTGAGGGTAGAATTCCTTTGGGTTTGGGCAATTGCAAGAGTTTATGCTCCTTGGATTTATCGTTCAATGGTTTTAGTGGAGGTATTCCACCAGGCTTGGGCAATTGTAGTGACTTAGCATACTTCGTTGCTGTGAGTAGCAACTTAATGGGCAATATCCCATCTTCCTTTGGTCTACTATATAAGCTTTTACTACTTCACCTTCCTGAAAACCATTTGTCTGGAAAAATACCGCCTGAACTTGGCAAGTGCAAGTCCTTGGAAGGCCTACTATTGTATACAAACCAACTTGAGGGGGAAATTCCCAGTGAATTAGGGATGCTGACTGAATTGCAGGACATTGAATTGTTTAACAACCGTTTAATGGGTGAAATTCCCATTAGCATTTGGAAGATTCCAAGTCTCCAGTATCTTCATGTGTATAATAACAGCCTTTCCGGGGAACTACCTCTGGAGATGACTGAGCTCAAACAACTTAAAAACATTTCATTGTATGACAACCAATTCTCTGGAGTTATACCTGAAAGTTTGGGGATTAACAGCAGCTTAATACAGTTGGACTTTACGAATAATAAGTTCACTGGTAAAATTCCTCCAAATCTTTGCTTTGGAAAGCAATTAAGTGTGCTGAATATGGGTCAAAATCAACTTCAAGGTAGCATACCTTCTGATGTAGGAAGCTGTTCAACTCTGCGAAGATTAATCCTCAAAAAAAACAACTTCACAGGGGTTCTTCcagaatttgacaaaaatacaaAGCTTTTATTCATGGACATCAGTGAAAATAATATTGGTGGAGCAATTCCATCAAGCCTGGGAAATTGCACCAACCTCACTTCCATTATTTTGTCCAAGAATATGTTTACAGGGTTTATACCCCCAGAGCTAGGAAACCTCGTGAATCTGCAGACATTGAGTTTGGCTGAAAACAAATTGGAAGGTCCTTTGCCATCTCAGCTATCAAATTGTGTCAAATTAGAGAGATTTGATGTGGGTTTCAATCTATTGAATGGCTCAATTCCATCTAGTTTGAGGAGCTGGACAGGTTTATCCGCATTGATTTTGAGAGAGAATCGTTTTATTGGGGGTGTCCCATCGTTCTTGTCAGAATTTAAAAAGCTCTCAGAGCTACAACttggtggaaatttttttggaggaGAGATTCCTTCGTTTATTGGGGCACTGCAGGATCTATTCTATGCATTGAATCTCAGCAGTAATGTGTTGACAGGTGAAGTTCCTTTAGAGCTTGGAAAATTGAACAGGCTTCTGCAGCTGGATGTGTCTCATAACAATTTGACAGGAACTTTGATAGCTCTAGAGGAAATGCAGTCATTAGTTGAGGTCAATATTTCATACAATCACTTCACAGGTCCTGTTCCACAAACACTAATGAAGTTTCTGAACTCATCTCCATCATCATTCTTAGGCAACCCCAGCCTTTGTGTCAGTTGTCTTCCATCTGGTGGATTAACCTGCACCGGAAACAGCAATTTCAAGCCTTGTGACCTTCAATCAAGCAATAAAAAGGGTCTTAGTAGATTAGAAGTCGCAATGATATCCCTTGGATCCTCACTAGCTCTTGTTTTTATGCTTCTCGGATTggttcttgtgtttcttttcaGCAGAAGACCAAAGCAGGAAGCTGACACCTCTGCTCAAGAGGGATCATCTTCCCTGCTTAAAAAACTAATGGAGGCCACAGCAAATCTAGATGACCGGTATTTAATTGGGCGAGGAGCCCATGGAGCTGTTTACAAGGCCTCATTGAGCCCAGACAAAGTTTTTGCTGTGAAGAAGCTTGCATTTTCTGGGAATAAAGGAGGAAACCTAAGTATGGCTAGAGAAATTCAAACTGTTGGGAAGATTAGGCACCGGAATTTGGTGAGACTGGAAGACTTTTGGTTACGAAAGGACTATGGTTTAATCTTGTATAAGTACATGCAAAATGGGAGCCTTCATGATGTTTTACATGAAGTGAATCCACCACCAACACTAGAGTGGGGTGTCCGCTACAAAATAGCAGTTGGAACAGCACATGGATTGACATATCTCCATTTTGACTGTGATCCTCCTATAGTACACCGTGATATCAAGCCAAATAACATACTTTTAGACTCAGAGATGGAGCCTCATATTGCTGATTTTGGTATCGCCAAGCTTCTGGATCAGTCCTCTGCTTCAACCCCATCCATCTCAGTTGTGGGTACATTTGGTTATATTGCACCAG AAAATGCATACACAACAACAAAGGGTAAGGAGTCTGATGTGTATAGTTACGGGGTTGTTTTGCTCGAGCTGTTAACCCGAAAGAAGGCATTGGATCCATCATTCATGGAGGAAATGGATATTGTGAGTTGGGTCAGGTCCGTCTGGAGCAATACAGGAGAAATTGAAAAGATTGTTGATTCAAGCCTTATGGAGGAATTTTTGCATTCAGATATCATGGAACAAGTTATTGATGTGTTTGTGGTGGCTTTGAGATGCACTGAAAAGGAGCCAAGCAAGAGACCTACAATGAGAGACGTTGTCAGACAATTATTAGATGCCAGTACCcccataaaaagtaaaaagaaacaacCTATTTAA